In a single window of the Luteibacter rhizovicinus DSM 16549 genome:
- a CDS encoding nucleoside hydrolase, with translation MTRPSLLIDTDPGVDDALAILMAHEHADVAALTVAAGNVGLGHTVRNARTLVELIGAGTPVFGGCPSPLVRAPDEDAAFVHGADGFGDVGFAEPKHPVEAEHAALALIRLTRERPGELTLVALGPLTNLALAVRLDPDLPQRVKRLVVMGGAVTGHGNTGKIPAEFNIGFDPEAAHVVFEAFPMFDLVDWEATVRHAFPDESYDGWVAAGDARAAFFEKIFGTARRFNAEHERTGFIAADALAMAVALDPGMVTRAETRHVAIELDGRLTRGATVVDWQGRLGGTPNARIVLGVDQDRFGQLIAGALGAA, from the coding sequence ATGACCCGACCCTCGTTGTTGATCGACACCGACCCCGGCGTGGACGATGCCCTCGCCATCCTGATGGCGCACGAGCACGCCGACGTGGCCGCGCTCACGGTAGCCGCCGGCAACGTCGGCCTGGGTCATACGGTGCGCAATGCGCGCACGCTGGTCGAGCTGATCGGGGCGGGCACGCCAGTGTTCGGTGGCTGTCCCTCGCCCCTGGTGCGCGCGCCGGACGAGGACGCGGCCTTCGTCCATGGTGCCGACGGCTTTGGCGATGTGGGTTTCGCTGAGCCGAAGCATCCGGTCGAGGCCGAGCACGCGGCCCTCGCCCTGATCCGCCTGACGCGCGAGCGGCCTGGCGAACTGACGCTCGTCGCCCTCGGTCCGCTGACCAATCTCGCCCTCGCTGTCCGGCTCGATCCCGATCTGCCACAGCGCGTGAAGCGCCTCGTTGTCATGGGGGGTGCGGTGACCGGGCATGGAAACACCGGAAAGATCCCGGCCGAGTTCAACATCGGGTTCGATCCGGAGGCGGCGCACGTGGTTTTCGAAGCCTTCCCGATGTTCGATCTGGTCGACTGGGAAGCGACGGTACGCCACGCGTTCCCGGACGAAAGCTACGACGGCTGGGTCGCAGCGGGGGATGCGCGGGCGGCCTTCTTCGAGAAGATATTCGGCACGGCCCGGCGCTTCAACGCCGAGCACGAGCGGACCGGCTTCATCGCCGCCGATGCCCTGGCCATGGCGGTGGCGCTGGATCCTGGCATGGTCACCCGTGCCGAGACCCGTCATGTGGCGATCGAGCTGGATGGCCGGCTCACCCGTGGTGCGACGGTGGTCGACTGGCAAGGCCGCCTCGGCGGCACCCCGAACGCCCGGATCGTCCTTGGGGTCGACCAGGATCGCTTCGGCCAGCTGATCGCTGGAGCCCTGGGGGCTGCATGA
- the glnE gene encoding bifunctional [glutamate--ammonia ligase]-adenylyl-L-tyrosine phosphorylase/[glutamate--ammonia-ligase] adenylyltransferase: MNVPTPALRESPELRALIDHRYADVMAACRAARIPVHDDAGVAERIRRTLLASDFAFDVFRRQPELLAPAGLERFRASADAATRGSMLDLPADEDRCMSILRRFRHAEAVRLVFRDVNGLDDIDETLASTSALYETLLSAALRWSEHSLHARFGRPRDAAGVEQRMVVVGFGKLGGNELNFSSDIDLILAYASAGDTDGTRSLDNGEYFIREARQLVRLLAEPTVDGICARVDLRLRPFGNAGRLALPFAAMEQYYQREGRDWERYAWIKARPVAGDRAAGRELQDMLRPFVYRRYLDYTAFAGLREMKSLIDAEVARKDLAGNLKLGPGGIREIEFVVQLTQMIRGGRDPALRVRGLLPALRACEARGYIPTARAKLLRAAYLFLRRVENRVQMLRDAQTHDIPDDELSRERLALGLDYPSWDALAVELAAHRAAVSAEFAAVLVPEAGQTATAPVADVELWAAARDGSLSAATLEASGFAGGADAVEQLTKLPQAAAVRSMSARSGERLERLMPQLIGAARASASPSASLLRMVRLVQAVARRSSYLALLDEQPNARRRVAGVFSDSAFLAERVIAQPLLLDDVLDPRIDQLPLKRADISAEIARTLGTLDERDAERELERLNEFRSSIAFRLGLAFNDGRADAPATARRLAGLAEAIVAAVLALATRELTAQHGRLPGDGGGFAVLGYGSLGGEELGFASDLDLVFVYDGKLANAMSDGARPVDGTRWYQRLAQRVMHWLSAQTHAGKLYDVDTRLRPDGSKGLLVASADAFEAYQRDRAWTWEHQALLRARPVAGDVRLGGVLAGIRRDILCTPRDGARVIAEVSAMRRRWRAERDRSDTLRLDLKQGAGALIDIEFLLQGMVLAHAAEHPTILDTTASSTLIDALRSVGLFSQLQADTLHVAHADLLQMGLACTLDLRSRIAQRTPALDAACAGVLQVASELGFELQGADAPASQAV; the protein is encoded by the coding sequence ATGAATGTCCCTACGCCAGCCCTGCGCGAAAGCCCCGAACTACGGGCACTCATCGATCACCGTTATGCCGATGTGATGGCGGCATGTCGGGCGGCCCGTATTCCCGTTCACGACGATGCGGGCGTGGCCGAACGCATCCGCCGCACGCTGCTGGCTTCGGACTTCGCCTTCGACGTCTTTCGTCGCCAGCCGGAATTGCTCGCTCCTGCCGGCCTCGAGCGCTTCCGCGCCAGCGCGGACGCGGCGACGCGGGGCAGCATGCTGGACCTGCCGGCCGATGAAGACCGCTGCATGTCGATCCTGCGCCGTTTCCGTCATGCCGAGGCGGTTCGCCTGGTGTTTCGCGACGTGAACGGGCTCGACGACATCGACGAGACGCTGGCGTCGACCAGTGCCCTCTACGAAACCCTGCTGAGCGCGGCCTTGCGCTGGTCCGAACATTCCTTGCACGCACGCTTCGGCCGTCCGCGCGACGCCGCCGGCGTCGAGCAGCGCATGGTCGTGGTCGGCTTCGGCAAGCTGGGCGGCAACGAGCTGAATTTCTCATCGGATATCGACCTGATCCTCGCCTATGCCTCGGCTGGCGATACCGATGGCACGCGCTCGCTCGACAACGGGGAGTACTTCATCCGCGAGGCGCGCCAACTCGTGCGACTCCTTGCCGAGCCCACGGTGGACGGGATCTGCGCGCGCGTGGACCTGCGGCTGCGTCCGTTCGGCAACGCCGGCCGTCTTGCGCTGCCGTTCGCGGCGATGGAGCAGTACTACCAGCGCGAAGGTCGCGACTGGGAACGTTATGCATGGATCAAGGCGCGCCCCGTGGCCGGCGATCGCGCCGCCGGGCGCGAACTGCAGGACATGCTGCGGCCCTTCGTGTACCGGCGTTACCTCGATTACACCGCCTTCGCCGGCCTGCGCGAGATGAAGTCGCTGATCGATGCGGAAGTGGCGCGCAAGGACCTTGCCGGTAACCTCAAGCTGGGGCCCGGCGGCATTCGCGAAATCGAATTCGTCGTCCAGCTGACCCAGATGATCCGTGGCGGTCGCGATCCCGCGCTGCGCGTGCGCGGGTTGCTGCCGGCACTGCGCGCGTGCGAGGCGCGCGGGTACATTCCGACGGCACGGGCCAAGCTTCTTCGCGCGGCCTACCTGTTCCTGCGTCGCGTGGAGAATCGCGTGCAGATGCTGCGCGATGCGCAGACGCATGACATTCCCGACGACGAGCTTTCACGCGAGAGGCTGGCGTTGGGCCTGGATTACCCGTCGTGGGATGCGTTGGCGGTGGAGCTGGCGGCGCATCGCGCCGCCGTGTCGGCCGAGTTCGCCGCCGTGCTCGTGCCGGAGGCCGGGCAGACCGCGACGGCGCCGGTCGCCGATGTCGAGCTGTGGGCTGCCGCTCGTGACGGCTCGTTGAGCGCGGCGACGCTGGAGGCCTCGGGCTTTGCCGGCGGTGCCGACGCCGTGGAGCAACTGACCAAGCTTCCGCAGGCGGCGGCCGTACGATCCATGTCCGCCCGCTCCGGGGAACGACTCGAGCGGCTCATGCCGCAACTCATCGGCGCCGCGCGGGCCAGTGCGTCGCCGTCCGCCAGTCTGCTGCGCATGGTGCGCCTGGTCCAGGCCGTCGCTCGGCGATCCTCGTACCTTGCCTTGCTCGACGAGCAGCCGAATGCACGGCGTCGTGTTGCGGGTGTCTTTTCCGACAGCGCGTTCCTGGCGGAGCGGGTGATCGCCCAGCCCTTGCTGCTGGACGACGTTCTCGATCCACGCATCGACCAGCTTCCGCTGAAGCGTGCCGATATTTCCGCGGAGATTGCGCGGACGCTTGGCACGCTGGATGAGCGTGACGCGGAGCGCGAACTCGAGCGACTCAACGAGTTCCGTTCGAGCATCGCGTTTCGTCTCGGCCTGGCCTTCAACGACGGGCGGGCCGACGCGCCGGCCACGGCGCGGCGGCTTGCCGGCCTTGCCGAGGCGATCGTCGCCGCCGTGCTGGCGCTCGCCACGCGCGAGCTGACGGCGCAACACGGGCGCCTGCCGGGCGACGGCGGGGGGTTCGCTGTCCTGGGCTATGGCAGTCTGGGCGGCGAGGAGCTCGGATTCGCTTCGGACCTCGATCTGGTTTTCGTTTACGACGGCAAGCTGGCCAATGCGATGAGCGACGGCGCGCGACCGGTCGACGGGACACGCTGGTACCAGCGCCTCGCCCAGCGCGTCATGCACTGGCTGAGCGCGCAGACCCATGCCGGCAAGCTATACGACGTCGATACGCGCCTGCGGCCCGACGGCTCCAAAGGACTGCTTGTCGCCAGTGCCGATGCCTTCGAGGCCTACCAGCGCGATCGCGCCTGGACCTGGGAGCATCAGGCCTTGCTGCGCGCGCGACCGGTGGCCGGCGATGTCCGGCTGGGCGGTGTGCTGGCCGGCATACGCCGGGACATCCTCTGCACACCGCGCGATGGCGCGCGCGTCATCGCCGAGGTCAGTGCGATGCGGCGGCGCTGGCGGGCCGAGCGCGACCGTTCGGATACCCTGCGTCTCGACCTCAAGCAGGGCGCGGGTGCGCTCATCGATATCGAGTTCCTGCTTCAGGGCATGGTGCTGGCGCACGCGGCGGAGCATCCGACGATCCTCGACACGACGGCGAGCAGCACGCTGATCGATGCGCTGCGTTCGGTCGGTCTGTTCAGTCAATTGCAGGCCGACACCCTCCATGTGGCGCATGCCGATCTGTTGCAGATGGGGTTGGCGTGCACGCTGGATCTTCGGTCGCGAATCGCCCAGCGCACGCCGGCGCTCGACGCTGCGTGCGCTGGCGTGCTCCAAGTGGCGAGTGAGTTGGGCTTCGAGCTGCAGGGCGCCGACGCTCCCGCCTCACAGGCTGTCTGA
- a CDS encoding LTA synthase family protein, with protein sequence MTSASKTWRDRAGRAVLPLITAVLFVLLTGLIDGNPGVGTDQWLARPGHLIANAMPGLMLATLLLTLTRRTWLSFGIAFLAQGAVFAVSAIKVKNLGTPLLPADFGLVGQLSNGGLSLLSGYLPRQVAPYLAIAALIGLVVVLVRFEPPVFARRTYGRRIVATFALGMLFVTLFAGTPGWAKIYNGQRLGMMPWSPSENAGYNGVMSNLMQFHLQASRNKPKDDPKAALQLIGDNDAALREHMAQAAQHTRQPPDIVIIQSESFFDPSAVNGYDADVAPNLHRLTQQGSGGGLHVPTFGGGTIRTEFEVLTGLSLRYFGNMRYPYLDLHNQVVPSMVRALRSHGYDTVAVHGHNPNFWNRPAAFKAIGFDRFVSRDGFPADAKNDGTYMADSAMTDEIMAQLPDAGPSRLVFAISIEAHGPYDGSDNTNVAERDAIPVPAGVEGKDKIEWQNYVYHMHHADAELGRLADLLARRERPTILLFYGDHLPALTNTYNHAGFRDGQPFDTQMVPWVLVDAHNDGPPPVHGDMASWMLPGLVLERAGIHDDAYFALTQVLGGQLAALTRSPDANTAAEDANTKLTDTAMGNVALLRLKNKLDPLLARYALPDAGIDVARQPGDAEHDAEAGAGQ encoded by the coding sequence ATGACCAGCGCTTCGAAAACCTGGCGTGACCGCGCGGGACGCGCTGTGCTGCCGCTCATCACGGCGGTCCTGTTCGTCCTGCTCACGGGGCTGATCGACGGCAACCCGGGCGTGGGCACGGACCAGTGGCTTGCCCGCCCGGGCCACCTGATCGCCAACGCCATGCCCGGACTGATGCTGGCTACCCTCCTGCTGACGCTCACACGTCGCACCTGGCTCTCCTTTGGTATCGCCTTCCTGGCCCAGGGCGCGGTCTTCGCGGTGAGCGCCATCAAGGTGAAAAACCTGGGCACGCCGTTGCTGCCGGCCGACTTCGGCCTCGTCGGGCAACTGAGCAACGGCGGCCTGTCGCTGCTTTCCGGCTACCTACCGCGGCAGGTCGCTCCCTACCTGGCCATCGCCGCGCTGATCGGCCTGGTCGTCGTCCTGGTTCGCTTCGAGCCTCCCGTGTTCGCACGACGCACCTACGGCCGCCGGATCGTCGCTACCTTCGCGCTCGGCATGCTTTTCGTCACCCTCTTCGCGGGTACGCCGGGCTGGGCGAAGATCTACAACGGCCAGCGCCTCGGCATGATGCCGTGGTCGCCGTCGGAGAACGCCGGATACAACGGCGTCATGTCCAACCTCATGCAGTTTCATCTGCAGGCCTCGCGCAACAAACCCAAGGACGACCCCAAGGCCGCCCTCCAACTCATCGGCGACAACGACGCTGCGTTACGTGAGCACATGGCGCAGGCCGCGCAGCACACCCGGCAACCGCCGGACATCGTCATCATCCAGAGCGAATCGTTTTTCGATCCGTCCGCGGTGAACGGCTACGACGCGGATGTCGCGCCCAACCTGCATCGCCTCACGCAGCAAGGCAGTGGTGGCGGCCTGCACGTGCCGACCTTCGGTGGCGGCACCATCCGCACCGAGTTCGAAGTACTGACAGGCCTTTCACTGCGCTACTTCGGCAACATGCGTTATCCGTACCTGGACCTGCACAACCAGGTGGTGCCGAGCATGGTGCGTGCCCTGCGTTCGCATGGCTACGACACGGTCGCCGTGCACGGGCACAACCCGAATTTCTGGAATCGCCCGGCGGCCTTCAAGGCGATCGGCTTCGACCGCTTCGTCTCGCGTGACGGCTTCCCCGCGGACGCGAAGAACGACGGCACGTACATGGCCGATAGCGCCATGACCGACGAGATCATGGCGCAGTTGCCGGATGCCGGACCGTCCCGCCTGGTCTTCGCGATCAGCATCGAGGCGCATGGTCCTTACGATGGCTCCGACAACACGAATGTCGCCGAGCGCGATGCCATTCCCGTCCCCGCCGGCGTCGAAGGCAAGGACAAGATCGAGTGGCAGAACTACGTCTATCACATGCATCACGCGGACGCCGAACTCGGCCGCCTTGCCGATCTGCTGGCCAGGCGTGAACGCCCGACCATCCTGCTGTTCTACGGCGACCACCTTCCGGCACTGACCAACACGTACAACCACGCCGGCTTCCGCGACGGCCAGCCGTTCGATACGCAGATGGTCCCGTGGGTGCTGGTAGACGCACACAACGACGGCCCCCCGCCGGTCCACGGCGACATGGCGTCATGGATGCTTCCGGGTCTCGTGCTGGAGCGCGCCGGCATTCACGACGACGCGTATTTCGCCCTCACCCAGGTACTCGGCGGCCAGCTCGCCGCGCTCACCCGCTCGCCGGATGCCAACACGGCTGCGGAAGACGCGAACACGAAGCTGACCGATACAGCGATGGGCAATGTCGCCCTGCTTCGCCTGAAGAACAAACTCGATCCCCTGCTCGCCCGCTACGCGCTGCCCGACGCAGGCATCGATGTCGCTCGCCAGCCAGGCGATGCCGAACATGACGCCGAGGCGGGCGCGGGCCAATAG
- the groL gene encoding chaperonin GroEL (60 kDa chaperone family; promotes refolding of misfolded polypeptides especially under stressful conditions; forms two stacked rings of heptamers to form a barrel-shaped 14mer; ends can be capped by GroES; misfolded proteins enter the barrel where they are refolded when GroES binds) has product MASKEVRFGEDVRARMLKGVNTLANAVKVTLGPKGRNVVLEKSFGVPTVTKDGVSVAKEIELADKYENIGAQIVKEAASKTSDVAGDGTTTATVLAQAFIQEGLKAVAAGINPMDLKRGIDQAVIAAVAELKKLSNPTADDKAIAQVGTISANSDSNIGDIIATAMGKVGKEGVITVEEGSGLENELDVVEGMQFDRGYLSPYFINNQQSQQVELDDPFILIHDKKISNVRELLPVLEAVAKAGKPLLIVAEEVEGEALATLVVNTIRGIVKVAAVKAPGFGDRRKAILEDIAVLTGGTVISEEVGLALDKATITDLGHAKRVVITKENTTIIDGAGDAEGIQSRIKQIKAQIEETSSDYDREKLQERVAKLAGGVAVIKVGAATEVEMKEKKARVEDALHATRAAVEEGVVPGGGVALIRALKALEGLKGKNTDQDLGIAITRRTLEAPLRAIVTNAGEEASVIVNQVKAGEGNYGYNAATGEFGDMIAFGILDPTKVTRSALQFAASVAGSIITTEAAVTEVPKKDDGHGHGGGGGGMGGMGGMDF; this is encoded by the coding sequence ATGGCATCGAAAGAAGTCCGCTTCGGCGAAGACGTCCGCGCCCGCATGCTGAAGGGTGTCAACACCCTCGCCAACGCGGTCAAGGTCACCCTGGGCCCGAAGGGCCGCAATGTCGTGCTCGAGAAGAGCTTCGGCGTCCCGACCGTCACCAAGGACGGCGTCTCGGTCGCGAAGGAAATCGAACTCGCCGACAAGTACGAGAACATCGGCGCGCAGATCGTGAAGGAAGCCGCCTCGAAGACCTCCGACGTCGCCGGTGACGGCACCACGACCGCGACCGTCCTCGCCCAGGCATTCATCCAGGAAGGCCTCAAGGCTGTTGCCGCCGGCATCAACCCGATGGACCTCAAGCGCGGTATCGACCAGGCTGTCATCGCCGCCGTTGCCGAACTGAAGAAGCTGTCCAACCCGACCGCCGACGACAAGGCGATCGCCCAGGTCGGCACGATCTCGGCCAACTCCGATTCCAACATCGGTGACATCATCGCCACGGCGATGGGCAAGGTCGGCAAGGAAGGCGTGATCACGGTTGAAGAAGGTTCGGGCCTCGAGAACGAGCTCGACGTCGTCGAAGGCATGCAGTTCGACCGCGGCTACCTGTCGCCGTACTTCATCAACAACCAGCAGTCGCAGCAGGTTGAGCTGGACGACCCGTTCATCCTCATCCACGACAAGAAGATCTCGAACGTGCGTGAGCTGCTGCCGGTGCTCGAGGCTGTCGCCAAGGCTGGCAAGCCGCTGCTGATCGTTGCCGAGGAAGTCGAGGGCGAAGCCCTGGCCACCCTCGTCGTCAACACGATCCGTGGCATCGTCAAGGTCGCCGCCGTCAAGGCGCCGGGCTTCGGCGATCGTCGCAAGGCCATCCTGGAAGACATCGCTGTCCTCACCGGCGGCACGGTCATTTCCGAGGAAGTCGGCCTGGCGCTCGACAAGGCCACGATCACCGATCTTGGCCATGCCAAGCGCGTCGTGATCACCAAGGAAAACACCACGATCATCGACGGTGCCGGCGATGCCGAAGGCATCCAGTCGCGCATCAAGCAGATCAAGGCGCAGATCGAAGAGACCTCTTCGGACTACGACCGCGAGAAGCTGCAGGAGCGTGTTGCCAAGCTTGCCGGCGGCGTTGCCGTCATCAAGGTCGGCGCCGCGACGGAAGTCGAGATGAAGGAAAAGAAGGCCCGCGTCGAAGACGCCCTGCACGCTACGCGCGCAGCCGTCGAAGAGGGCGTGGTCCCGGGCGGCGGCGTCGCCCTGATCCGTGCACTGAAGGCGCTCGAAGGCCTGAAGGGCAAGAACACGGACCAGGACCTCGGCATCGCGATCACCCGTCGCACGCTCGAAGCCCCGCTCCGCGCCATCGTCACCAACGCCGGTGAAGAGGCTTCGGTCATCGTCAACCAGGTCAAGGCTGGCGAAGGTAACTACGGTTACAACGCGGCGACCGGTGAGTTCGGCGACATGATCGCCTTCGGCATCCTGGACCCGACCAAGGTCACCCGCTCGGCACTGCAGTTCGCCGCGTCGGTTGCCGGCTCGATCATCACGACCGAAGCGGCCGTGACGGAAGTGCCGAAGAAGGACGACGGCCACGGCCATGGCGGTGGTGGCGGTGGCATGGGCGGCATGGGCGGTATGGACTTCTAA
- a CDS encoding protein-disulfide reductase DsbD family protein, whose protein sequence is MSSLRRLARNLVAAFGLLLVALPAFAQGDDDLLPVTEAFHLTTDASQPGMVKLHWRIAPDYYLYRGRIKIKAADAGAVSLGEPTLPDGLKKHDEYLGDVEIYHGDIEASVPYTLLAAGTTTLALDVQYQGCHEVEPKICYPPNTEHLKLTIGGASTIPTGPAPTAAAATPPTGATAANGASLLGAPAATPGTDAAALPAEQAFRFEALVKSRDALLLRWTMPKDYYLYRDKTEITVASPAGVTTGEPEWPSGVAHHDEHFGDTIVYFDQVELPVPVKGAADAKTTELEVAYQGCLENGICYPVMKRHISVDFGAGTATVGAPASAAPATAAAVKDVAPTPPPPGLMPKNEAPLGFVAAIGLALLGGLVLNLMPCVLPVLSLKAITVLESGESQGAARRHALWYTAGVLVAFAALGVIIVGIRAAGHGIQWGAQFQQPLAIGILVYVMLAVGLSMSGVFEIGGSLGNVGSGLASRSGPSGDFFTGVLAVVVASPCTAPFMGSAIAFAFAAPVAVAFLIFLALGLGLALPFLLIGFVPAIARLLPRPGRWMETLKQALAFPMYLTAVWLLWVLTKQRGADATALVLAGAVLLAMALWWYGRHANRDRGLSWIFTAVLAVGAVAALWTVHGLPAPTAATVASDGIVPYSPEKLAELRAAGTPVLVDMTADWCITCKANEHAVLDTDDFKALLKRTGTVYMRGDWTDVNATIAAFLEQYHSVGVPLYVVYPKGGGDGHKLSTVLTYDTVKQALEAAASP, encoded by the coding sequence ATGTCGTCGCTTCGCCGCCTTGCGCGGAACCTGGTCGCCGCGTTCGGCCTGTTGCTCGTTGCCCTGCCCGCATTCGCCCAGGGCGACGACGATCTGCTGCCCGTCACCGAGGCGTTTCACCTCACCACGGACGCCAGCCAGCCCGGCATGGTCAAGCTGCATTGGCGCATCGCGCCCGACTATTACCTCTATCGGGGCCGGATCAAGATCAAGGCGGCCGATGCCGGCGCGGTCTCGCTCGGTGAGCCGACCTTGCCGGATGGCCTGAAGAAGCACGACGAATACCTCGGCGACGTGGAGATCTACCACGGCGATATCGAAGCCAGCGTGCCGTACACGCTGCTCGCCGCCGGCACGACCACCCTGGCCCTCGACGTCCAGTACCAGGGTTGCCACGAAGTCGAGCCGAAGATCTGCTACCCGCCGAACACCGAGCACCTGAAGCTCACCATCGGTGGCGCCTCGACCATTCCGACGGGACCCGCTCCGACGGCCGCTGCCGCCACGCCACCCACTGGCGCGACCGCCGCCAATGGCGCCTCGCTGCTCGGCGCCCCGGCCGCGACCCCGGGCACCGATGCCGCCGCCCTGCCGGCCGAGCAGGCGTTCCGCTTCGAAGCCCTGGTCAAGTCACGCGACGCCCTGCTGCTGCGCTGGACCATGCCGAAGGACTACTACCTCTACCGCGACAAGACCGAGATCACGGTCGCCTCGCCCGCTGGTGTCACCACCGGTGAGCCGGAGTGGCCGAGCGGCGTCGCCCACCACGACGAACATTTCGGCGACACCATCGTCTATTTCGATCAGGTGGAGTTGCCCGTGCCGGTCAAGGGCGCGGCGGACGCAAAGACGACCGAACTCGAGGTCGCCTACCAGGGCTGCCTCGAGAACGGCATCTGCTATCCGGTAATGAAGCGTCATATCAGCGTCGACTTCGGCGCCGGTACGGCGACGGTCGGCGCCCCGGCCTCCGCCGCGCCCGCGACGGCCGCCGCCGTGAAGGACGTCGCGCCGACACCCCCGCCTCCGGGCCTCATGCCGAAGAACGAGGCGCCGCTCGGCTTCGTCGCCGCCATCGGCCTGGCGCTGCTCGGCGGCCTCGTGCTGAACCTGATGCCTTGCGTGCTGCCGGTGCTGTCGCTGAAGGCGATCACCGTGCTGGAGAGTGGCGAGAGCCAGGGAGCCGCCCGTCGGCACGCGCTCTGGTACACCGCCGGCGTGCTCGTCGCCTTTGCCGCCCTGGGCGTGATCATCGTCGGCATCCGCGCTGCCGGCCATGGAATCCAGTGGGGCGCGCAGTTCCAGCAGCCGCTGGCGATCGGCATCCTCGTCTACGTGATGCTCGCCGTGGGCCTGTCGATGTCGGGCGTGTTCGAGATCGGCGGCTCGCTGGGTAACGTCGGCAGCGGCCTGGCGTCGCGCTCGGGTCCGTCGGGCGACTTCTTTACCGGGGTCCTTGCCGTCGTCGTCGCCAGCCCCTGCACGGCGCCCTTCATGGGTTCGGCGATCGCCTTCGCCTTCGCCGCCCCGGTCGCCGTGGCCTTCCTGATTTTCCTCGCCCTCGGCCTTGGCCTCGCACTGCCCTTCCTGTTGATCGGCTTCGTGCCGGCGATCGCCCGGCTGTTGCCGCGCCCCGGTCGCTGGATGGAGACGCTGAAGCAGGCGTTGGCCTTCCCGATGTATCTCACGGCGGTGTGGCTGCTGTGGGTGCTGACCAAGCAGCGGGGCGCGGACGCGACGGCCCTCGTGCTGGCCGGTGCCGTCCTGTTGGCCATGGCGCTGTGGTGGTATGGCCGCCACGCCAACCGCGACCGCGGCCTGTCCTGGATCTTCACCGCCGTGCTCGCGGTGGGCGCCGTGGCGGCCCTGTGGACCGTGCACGGCCTGCCGGCGCCGACCGCGGCCACGGTCGCCAGTGACGGCATCGTGCCGTACTCGCCGGAGAAACTCGCCGAGCTGCGTGCCGCCGGCACACCCGTGCTGGTCGACATGACCGCGGACTGGTGCATCACCTGCAAGGCCAACGAACACGCGGTGCTCGACACGGACGACTTCAAGGCGCTGCTCAAGCGCACCGGCACCGTGTACATGCGCGGCGACTGGACCGACGTGAACGCGACCATCGCCGCCTTCCTGGAGCAGTACCACTCGGTGGGCGTGCCGCTGTACGTGGTCTACCCGAAAGGAGGTGGCGACGGCCATAAGCTCTCCACCGTGCTTACCTACGACACCGTCAAGCAGGCACTCGAGGCCGCCGCGTCGCCATGA
- the cutA gene encoding divalent-cation tolerance protein CutA: MSEPIVVLIACPTGEPADTLARAIVEAGLAACVNRLPGVRSTYRWKGEVVTDDEDLLVAKTTREAFAALERFVLAHHPYEVPEIVALPVVAGHAPYLAWLEASVDAS, from the coding sequence ATGTCCGAACCCATCGTCGTCCTCATCGCCTGCCCGACGGGCGAACCCGCCGACACCCTCGCCCGCGCCATCGTCGAAGCGGGCCTCGCCGCCTGCGTGAACCGACTGCCCGGCGTGCGGTCCACTTACCGCTGGAAGGGCGAGGTCGTGACCGACGACGAAGACCTGCTGGTTGCAAAGACGACCCGCGAGGCCTTCGCGGCGCTGGAACGCTTCGTCCTGGCACACCATCCCTACGAGGTGCCGGAAATCGTCGCCCTGCCGGTCGTTGCCGGCCATGCCCCCTACCTGGCGTGGCTGGAAGCGAGTGTCGACGCAAGCTAA
- a CDS encoding co-chaperone GroES translates to MSKLRPLHDRVIVKRLEEERVSAGGIVIPDSATEKPTRGKVLAAGTGLLLASGQLRPMGVKEGDVVLFGKYAGQEIKVDGEDLVFLKEDDIVAVLEG, encoded by the coding sequence ATGAGCAAACTGCGCCCGCTGCACGACCGCGTCATCGTCAAGCGTCTCGAAGAAGAGCGCGTTTCCGCCGGTGGCATCGTCATCCCGGACAGCGCCACCGAGAAGCCCACCCGCGGCAAGGTGCTCGCTGCCGGTACCGGCCTCCTCCTGGCCAGTGGCCAGCTCCGTCCGATGGGCGTGAAGGAAGGCGACGTGGTCCTGTTCGGCAAGTATGCCGGCCAGGAAATCAAGGTCGACGGCGAAGATCTGGTCTTCCTGAAGGAAGACGACATCGTGGCGGTCCTGGAAGGCTGA